One genomic window of Micromonospora sp. WMMD1128 includes the following:
- a CDS encoding dTDP-4-dehydrorhamnose 3,5-epimerase family protein, with product MRIRPLGIEGAWEVTPVRHGDPRGLFVEWYRFDRLAEAVGHPLRLAQGNLSVSARGVVRGVHFADVPPGQAKYVTCVRGAVLDVVVDVRVGSPTYGRWETVRLDDVDRRAVYLAEGLGHGFCALTDDATLSYLCSTTYRPAGEHTVHPLDADLAIDWPAATPLLSARDAAAPSLAQARAAGLLPDYDACRSFTAGRDTRPSS from the coding sequence GTGAGGATCCGGCCGCTCGGCATCGAGGGGGCCTGGGAGGTCACCCCGGTGCGGCACGGCGACCCGCGCGGGTTGTTCGTCGAGTGGTACCGCTTCGACCGGCTCGCCGAGGCGGTCGGACACCCGCTGCGGCTGGCGCAGGGCAACCTCTCGGTGTCCGCGCGCGGCGTGGTGCGCGGCGTCCACTTCGCCGACGTCCCGCCCGGCCAGGCGAAGTACGTGACCTGTGTCCGGGGGGCCGTGCTCGACGTGGTGGTGGACGTCCGGGTCGGCTCACCGACCTACGGCCGGTGGGAGACGGTACGCCTGGACGACGTCGACCGGCGGGCCGTCTACCTGGCCGAGGGGCTGGGGCACGGCTTCTGCGCCCTGACCGACGACGCCACGCTCAGCTATCTCTGCTCCACCACCTACCGCCCGGCGGGCGAGCACACCGTGCACCCGCTCGACGCCGACCTCGCCATCGACTGGCCGGCGGCGACGCCGCTGCTCTCCGCGCGGGACGCGGCGGCGCCCAGCCTGGCGCAGGCCCGCGCGGCGGGCCTGCTGCCGGACTACGACGCCTGCCGTTCCTTCACCGCCGGACGGGACACCCGCCCGTCGTCCTGA
- a CDS encoding lipopolysaccharide biosynthesis protein produces the protein MDLARVLRRSWPIVVALALLGGVGAGVLAGRREPVYRAQTRLLVTFAADGSAAPQPPPSEEVADQLMQRRVKTYATMMNTPRLTRPVIDALRLPYPPDDLTDRVVAWSTVDTLTVEVAVTDRRADTAAAIANALAAELQRIARRDLPPAGLGLKAHVAVVTPAVAPRRPERVWWPPYAAGGALGGLAIGLALALARANGRAGTPIGADARAVWTAARAAVRRRPVGPAPDGGPAPDDPAQDDGRVSRPAVKERQAS, from the coding sequence ATGGACCTCGCCCGCGTGCTCCGGCGTTCGTGGCCGATCGTGGTGGCGCTGGCGTTGCTCGGTGGCGTCGGCGCGGGCGTGCTCGCCGGGCGTCGCGAACCCGTCTACCGGGCGCAGACCCGGCTGCTCGTCACGTTCGCGGCCGACGGGTCCGCCGCGCCGCAACCCCCGCCGTCCGAGGAGGTGGCCGACCAGCTCATGCAGCGGCGGGTGAAGACGTACGCCACCATGATGAACACGCCGCGGCTGACCCGCCCGGTGATCGACGCGCTGCGGCTGCCGTACCCGCCGGACGACCTGACCGACCGCGTCGTCGCCTGGTCCACCGTGGACACCCTGACCGTCGAGGTGGCCGTGACGGACCGGCGGGCCGACACCGCGGCGGCGATCGCCAACGCGCTCGCCGCCGAGCTGCAACGGATCGCCCGACGCGACCTGCCGCCGGCCGGGCTGGGGCTCAAGGCCCACGTGGCGGTGGTGACGCCCGCTGTCGCGCCGCGTCGGCCGGAGCGGGTGTGGTGGCCGCCGTACGCCGCCGGTGGCGCGCTCGGCGGACTCGCGATCGGCCTCGCCCTGGCCCTGGCCCGGGCGAACGGCCGCGCCGGTACGCCGATCGGCGCCGACGCCCGTGCCGTGTGGACGGCGGCGCGGGCGGCCGTGCGGCGCCGGCCGGTCGGCCCTGCCCCGGACGGCGGCCCTGCCCCGGACGACCCGGCTCAGGACGACGGGCGGGTGTCCCGTCCGGCGGTGAAGGAACGGCAGGCGTCGTAG